In Hydrogenobacter sp., the DNA window TTGGTAGCTTCTATGAGCATGATCTCACCACCTACTTCGGTCCACGCAAGCCCCACAGCTATACCTATCATAGGCTTTTCCTCTTTCTCCGTATATCTTTTCGGCACGCCAAGGTAAGTTTTGACATCCTGAGCATCTACACCAAAGGGAGGTTTTTCACCCTTTAGCTTTTTAAGAGCCAGTTTTCTCAAAATGCTTCCCAGATATCTCTGAAGATTTCTAACGCCTGATTCTCTGGTATAGCCTCTTATGACCTCAAGTATGGCAGCGTCAGAGAAATAAACTTCATCCTCCTTAAAGCCATGTGGTGGTAAGAGTTTGGGAAGCAGATGGTGTTTTGCTATAAAAACCTTTTCCTCCTCGGAGTATCCTGCGAGACTTATGACCTCCATTCTATCAAGAAGTGGTCTGGGTATTGTATCTATCCTGTTGGCAGTACATATAAAAAACACGTCCGAGAGGTCAAAGGGCATACCTATGTAGAGATCTACAAAGCTCTTGTTCTGTTCCGGATCAAGAACTTCTAAGAGTGCTGCAGCTGGATCACCTTGAAAGGATACTGAAATCTTGTCCACCTCATCAAGCACTATTAAGGGGTTTTTAGTTCCAACCTGCTTTATAGCCTGTATTATCCTACCGGGCATAGCACCCACATAAGTCCTTCTGTGTCCCCTTATTTCGGCTTCATCTCTTATCCCACCCAAAGATATCCTGACAAACCTTCTACCCAAAGACTCGGCTATAGATTTACCCAGAGATGTCTTTCCAACACCAGGCGGACCTACAAAGCACAGGATCTGAACTGCTGACTGCTTACCCTTTGTGAGTTTTTTAACTGCAAGGTACTCAATGATCCTTTCTTTGACCTTTTCAAGATCGTAGTGATCCCTATCTAAGATACGTTTTGCCTTCTCAAGATCATACCTGTCTTTAGTTTTCTTATTCCACGGTAAGTCAAGAACCCAGTCAAGCCAAGTCCTAAGCACACCCGCTTCTGCGGAGTCCGGATGGAGTTTCTCAAGTCTATTTATCTGTTTTTCTATCTCGCCTTTAGTACTTTTATCCAGCCTGAGTTTAGAGAGCTTCTTCCTGTACTCTTCTATTTCTACTTTCCTCTCGTCCGCCTCACCAAGCTCTTCCTGTATTGCTCTCAGCTGTTGCCTTAAAAAGTACTCCCTCTGCTCCTTTTCCATCCTTTCTCTGGCTATGTTTCTTATCTTACTTTGCACCTCAAGTAATCCCACTTCGTTAAGAGCATGTTGGTGTACCAGCTTCAACCTCTCTTTGGGATCAAGGGTCTCAAGGATCACCTGGGCATCTTTAGACTTTATATCAAGGATAGATGCGGTTATATCGGCAAGCTTTCCCGGATCTTCTATGTCCCTTATAAGCATTAAAAGATCCGGTATGACTTGCTTTCCCAAAGATACAGCTCTATCTAAAAGCTCCTTCAAGGAGCTTATGTAACCTCTGTCCTCTTTTGTGAGATCCTCTGGTTTTATCTCGGCTTCTTCTACTGCTTCAACAACTGATATATAATAGCCTTCAGCCTTTTTGTACTCCTTGAGTTTAGCTCTTTTTAAACCCTGTACGAGGATCTTAAGTCTACCTTCCTCTATTGGTGCAGTTCTTATTACATGCGCAACAGTTCCCACGCTGTAGAGTTCTTCCGCTGAAGGCTCTTCTACATCCCTATCTTTCTGAAGCACCAAAAATATCAATCTGTCTCTCTTTATAGCCTCTTCCACAGCCCTTATCGAAAAGTTTCTACCTACAAAGAGGGGCATTACCATGGTGGGAAACACCACAAGATCCCTCAGGGGCATGGTGGGAAGTTCAAAACTCCCTTCTGGTATCTGTGGAACTTTTATGAACTCTTCTCCTATCATGTTAGCTCCTCTGAAAAGATTTCACACCTGCCTCTTGATAAGATCTCTCTTATATTAGCATCCTTGACAAGATTTTCCATGTTTTTAAACACACTTTCCTTCTTGTGTCTGTAAGAGTTTATTATTCCTTTTAGCGTTCCTATGGCTTTGTCAAGAAAATCATTGATCACTATGTAATCAAAGTACCTTGCACAGGCTATCTCCATTTTGACCTTTTTCTCCCTTTCTGAAAGATTTGTATCAGTGTATCCCCTGGTGATGAGGCGTCTCTCCAGTTCTTCAAGGGAAGGAGGAAGTAAGAAAATGAGTATGCTTTCCTTAAACTTTTCTTTTACGCTTTTTGCACCTTGTACATCTATAACCAAAAGGGCATCAAAACCCTCTTCTATGATTTTTTTTACCTGCTCCTTTGGAGTACCGTAATAGTTACCGTACACCAAAGCGTACTCAAGGAACATTCCATCCTTTATACCCCTTTCAAATTCCTCCTTACTCATGAAGATATAATCAACATTTTCCACCTCCCCGTCTCTTTTCTGTCTTGTTGTGGCAGTCACTACCCTCTTTATACCAGGCACTTCTTTTACTAACTTCTGAGCTACTGTGGTCTTGCCAGCTCCAGAAGGAGCGGAAAGAACGAAGAGGTGTCCCATAAGGATATTTTAACAGAAAGAAAGTACGTATCTAAAGGCTTTACCAGTATTAGGTACTATAAGAAAAACTTATAACTTGACAAAGAAATCCTTATACTTTATATTAAGGTTTATGAGATGGATCACATCAGGAGGTGCAATATGAAAAAGCTTTTTCTGATCTTACCTTTGTCAGGTCTTTTGCTCTTTTCCTGCAAAGAAAAACCTGTTGAAGCTCCAAAACCTACACAAACGGCTCCCCTTAGCGAAAAGCCCAAAGAAGAGGCGGTAAGCGATAAGGGAATAGGACCTATCACTGAGGTAAAGCTTGGACCTATAGATCAAAACCTTGTTAAAAAGGGTAAAGAAATCTTTGATTCTAAATGTGCTTCATGCCACAAACTTGAGGAAAAATATGTTGGTCCGCCTCTCAAAGGTGTAACTAAAAGGAGAAAGCCAGAATGGATTATGAATATGATCTTGAATCCTTCCGAGATGGTGCAAAAAGACCCAGTAGCCAAACAG includes these proteins:
- the lon gene encoding endopeptidase La — encoded protein: MIGEEFIKVPQIPEGSFELPTMPLRDLVVFPTMVMPLFVGRNFSIRAVEEAIKRDRLIFLVLQKDRDVEEPSAEELYSVGTVAHVIRTAPIEEGRLKILVQGLKRAKLKEYKKAEGYYISVVEAVEEAEIKPEDLTKEDRGYISSLKELLDRAVSLGKQVIPDLLMLIRDIEDPGKLADITASILDIKSKDAQVILETLDPKERLKLVHQHALNEVGLLEVQSKIRNIARERMEKEQREYFLRQQLRAIQEELGEADERKVEIEEYRKKLSKLRLDKSTKGEIEKQINRLEKLHPDSAEAGVLRTWLDWVLDLPWNKKTKDRYDLEKAKRILDRDHYDLEKVKERIIEYLAVKKLTKGKQSAVQILCFVGPPGVGKTSLGKSIAESLGRRFVRISLGGIRDEAEIRGHRRTYVGAMPGRIIQAIKQVGTKNPLIVLDEVDKISVSFQGDPAAALLEVLDPEQNKSFVDLYIGMPFDLSDVFFICTANRIDTIPRPLLDRMEVISLAGYSEEEKVFIAKHHLLPKLLPPHGFKEDEVYFSDAAILEVIRGYTRESGVRNLQRYLGSILRKLALKKLKGEKPPFGVDAQDVKTYLGVPKRYTEKEEKPMIGIAVGLAWTEVGGEIMLIEATKFKGKGNLLLTGSLGDIMKESAQAALSYIKSKAEDYGIDPDVFSNFDVHIHVPEGAVPKDGPSAGITIATALISLFTDRPVRMDVAMTGEVTLRGRVLPVGGLKEKILAAKRAGIYEVILPEKNREEVLEDLPGYVRDKMVLHFVNNLDEVFDLALLARQSVL
- the gmk gene encoding guanylate kinase, with product MGHLFVLSAPSGAGKTTVAQKLVKEVPGIKRVVTATTRQKRDGEVENVDYIFMSKEEFERGIKDGMFLEYALVYGNYYGTPKEQVKKIIEEGFDALLVIDVQGAKSVKEKFKESILIFLLPPSLEELERRLITRGYTDTNLSEREKKVKMEIACARYFDYIVINDFLDKAIGTLKGIINSYRHKKESVFKNMENLVKDANIREILSRGRCEIFSEELT
- a CDS encoding cytochrome c, which codes for MKKLFLILPLSGLLLFSCKEKPVEAPKPTQTAPLSEKPKEEAVSDKGIGPITEVKLGPIDQNLVKKGKEIFDSKCASCHKLEEKYVGPPLKGVTKRRKPEWIMNMILNPSEMVQKDPVAKQLLSEYLTQMTFQNVSQDDARAILEYLRSVDEK